The following is a genomic window from Rubeoparvulum massiliense.
GAGACTACTGTGAAGCTCTCCTCACAACCTGCAAGAACACCAAGCCAGCCAGAGTTAATCCGTAATCGCATGCTGCTGCGTAAAAATCTTCAAGGAAAGATGGAATTGGGACCCATTATTGCTATCCTCACATCCAAGGGGAAAAATGGCAGTTTTAAAGGTAATCGTAGCAATTATAAGGATATTATGCGAACCGCTCAAGAGCTTGGTGGCCTCGTTTATGTTGTCACACCAGAGGGAGTTGATTTTAAGCAAAAAAAATGCCATGGTTATATCTGGTCCTTCACCTTAAAGCGTTGGCTACAGCTAACCTTTCCCTTTCCTCACATCTTCTATAATCGGATCCCCTATCGCCATGATGAGAGTCAGCCTTTGGTACAGCAATTACTCTCTCGCCTTCAGCAGTTAAAACAGGTCCATCTCTACCCTGACTCCTTTTTTGATAAGTGGCTCTTATTTCAATGGCTACAACAAGATTCGGAGCTTACCCAATACCTTCCTGATACAAAACTGTTAACCAAGGAGAGTTTGCAACAGATGTATCATCGCTACGGCGATCTCTACTTGAAGCCGATTCATGGAAAAGCAGGTCAAGGGATGATTCGAATGACGCAACAAGGAGAGCAAGTTCAGGTGATCCATCAATTGAAGAGTGGTCGCAATCATTGGAAGTTCTCCTCCCTCTCAAAAGCCATGGAGACCATACATCTTCTCACGAAATCGAAGGAGTACCTCGTGCAGCAGGCGATCCCTTTAGCTCAAGTGAAGCAGTCTCCCTTTGATATCCGTATCCTTGTGATGCGTGACGGTCAAGGAAAGTGGAAGGTGACGGGAATTGGTGTACGGGTAGCCGGTCAAGGGGGGATTACCACTCATGTTCCACAAGGGGGACGAATCATCTCATTTCAGCAGATGGTGCAACAGGTCTTCCCTAAACGGAATTATCATGAATTCGAACGGCAAGTAAAACAGATTGCCCTACTTGTTGCCCATAATCTCGAGCGAATTCAGCCCGCACTCGCAGAGTTC
Proteins encoded in this region:
- a CDS encoding YheC/YheD family endospore coat-associated protein; this translates as MLEEAWMVYGGETPIIYQSNLASILPVSRRHTCLLGPYQETTVKLSSQPARTPSQPELIRNRMLLRKNLQGKMELGPIIAILTSKGKNGSFKGNRSNYKDIMRTAQELGGLVYVVTPEGVDFKQKKCHGYIWSFTLKRWLQLTFPFPHIFYNRIPYRHDESQPLVQQLLSRLQQLKQVHLYPDSFFDKWLLFQWLQQDSELTQYLPDTKLLTKESLQQMYHRYGDLYLKPIHGKAGQGMIRMTQQGEQVQVIHQLKSGRNHWKFSSLSKAMETIHLLTKSKEYLVQQAIPLAQVKQSPFDIRILVMRDGQGKWKVTGIGVRVAGQGGITTHVPQGGRIISFQQMVQQVFPKRNYHEFERQVKQIALLVAHNLERIQPALAEFSMDLGVTAQGSFWIFEANAKPMKFDEPHIRQRSLQRLIQYAQYRSGFRGKTGGGAR